In Musa acuminata AAA Group cultivar baxijiao chromosome BXJ2-10, Cavendish_Baxijiao_AAA, whole genome shotgun sequence, a genomic segment contains:
- the LOC103999831 gene encoding uncharacterized protein LOC103999831 isoform X1, which yields MEGLFGKLRNLDAYPKINEDFYSRTLSGGIITIVSSIVMFLLFISELRLYLHAVTETKLIVDTSRGETLRINFDVTFPALSCSMLSLDAMDISGEEHLDVRHDIIKKRLDSHGNIIESRQDGIGSPKIEKPLQRHGGRLEHNETYCGSCYGAEVSDEDCCNSCEEVREAYRKKGWGLSDPEIIDQCKREGFLQRIKDEDGEGCNIYGFLEVKKVAGNFHFAPGKSFQQSNMHVHDLLPFQKESFNISHKINRLSFGEYFPGAINPLDGVQWVQHAPYGMYQYFIKVVPTVYTDIRGRTIQSNQFSVTEHFRSDDIGRLQYLPGVFFFYDLSPIKVTFMEGHVSFLHFLTNVCAIVGGVFTVSGILDSFIYHSQRAIKKKIEIGKFS from the exons ATGGAGGGCCTCTTCGGGAAGCTGCGGAATCTGGACGCCTACCCCAAGATCAACGAGGATTTCTATAGTCGAACACTTTCCGGTGGCATCATCACCATCGTCTCTTCCATCGTCATGTTCCTCCTGTTCATCTCCGAGCTCC GATTGTATCTTCATGCTGTTACAGAAACAAAGCTCATAGTTGATACCTCAAGAGGAGAAACCCTTCGGATCAAT TTTGATGTCACCTTTCCTGCCCTTTCATGTTCTATGCTCAGTCTTGATGCAATGGATATTAGCGGGGAAGAGCACCTTGATGTC AGACATGACATAATTAAGAAGAGGCTAGATTCTCATGGCAATATTATTGAATCTAGACAAGATGGAATTGGTTCACCTAAG ATTGAAAAGCCTTTGCAAAGACATGGTGGAAGACTTGAACATAATGAGACATACTGTGGTTCTTGCTATGGTGCAGAAGTG TCTGATGAAGATTGTTGCAACTCTTGTGAAGAAGTTCGTGAAGCCTACAGAAAGAAAGGTTGGGGCCTTTCAGACCCTGAAATAATTGACCAG TGCAAAAGAGAAGGTTTTCTTCAAAGGATCAAGGATGAAGATGGTGAAGGGTGCAACATCTATGGTTTCTTGGAAGTTAAAAAAGTGGCAGGAAATTTTCACTTTGCCCCTGGTAAAAGCTTTCAGCAGTCAAATATGCATGTGCATGACTTGTTGCCATTCCAAAAAGAGAGTTTTAAT ATAAGTCACAAAATTAACAGATTATCTTTTGGAGAATATTTTCCTGGTGCCATCAATCCTCTTGATGG AGTTCAGTGGGTGCAACACGCACCATATGGAATGTACCAATACTTTATCAAG GTTGTTCCTACTGTTTACACTGACATAAGGGGTCGTACCATCCAGTCCAACCAG TTCTCTGTAACCGAACATTTCAGGAGTGATGATATTGGTCGATTACAATATCTTCCAGGAGTGTTTTTCTTTTATGACCTTTCTCCGATTAAG GTTACATTCATGGAGGGACATGTATCTTTCTTACACTTCTTGACTAATGTTTGTGCGATTGTTGGAG GTGTTTTTACTGTTTCTGGAATATTAGATTCATTCATCTATCATAGTCAAAGAGCAATCAAGAAGAAGATAGAGATTGGTAAATTCAGCTGA
- the LOC103999831 gene encoding uncharacterized protein LOC103999831 isoform X2 translates to MEGLFGKLRNLDAYPKINEDFYSRTLSGGIITIVSSIVMFLLFISELRLYLHAVTETKLIVDTSRGETLRINRHDIIKKRLDSHGNIIESRQDGIGSPKIEKPLQRHGGRLEHNETYCGSCYGAEVSDEDCCNSCEEVREAYRKKGWGLSDPEIIDQCKREGFLQRIKDEDGEGCNIYGFLEVKKVAGNFHFAPGKSFQQSNMHVHDLLPFQKESFNISHKINRLSFGEYFPGAINPLDGVQWVQHAPYGMYQYFIKVVPTVYTDIRGRTIQSNQFSVTEHFRSDDIGRLQYLPGVFFFYDLSPIKVTFMEGHVSFLHFLTNVCAIVGGVFTVSGILDSFIYHSQRAIKKKIEIGKFS, encoded by the exons ATGGAGGGCCTCTTCGGGAAGCTGCGGAATCTGGACGCCTACCCCAAGATCAACGAGGATTTCTATAGTCGAACACTTTCCGGTGGCATCATCACCATCGTCTCTTCCATCGTCATGTTCCTCCTGTTCATCTCCGAGCTCC GATTGTATCTTCATGCTGTTACAGAAACAAAGCTCATAGTTGATACCTCAAGAGGAGAAACCCTTCGGATCAAT AGACATGACATAATTAAGAAGAGGCTAGATTCTCATGGCAATATTATTGAATCTAGACAAGATGGAATTGGTTCACCTAAG ATTGAAAAGCCTTTGCAAAGACATGGTGGAAGACTTGAACATAATGAGACATACTGTGGTTCTTGCTATGGTGCAGAAGTG TCTGATGAAGATTGTTGCAACTCTTGTGAAGAAGTTCGTGAAGCCTACAGAAAGAAAGGTTGGGGCCTTTCAGACCCTGAAATAATTGACCAG TGCAAAAGAGAAGGTTTTCTTCAAAGGATCAAGGATGAAGATGGTGAAGGGTGCAACATCTATGGTTTCTTGGAAGTTAAAAAAGTGGCAGGAAATTTTCACTTTGCCCCTGGTAAAAGCTTTCAGCAGTCAAATATGCATGTGCATGACTTGTTGCCATTCCAAAAAGAGAGTTTTAAT ATAAGTCACAAAATTAACAGATTATCTTTTGGAGAATATTTTCCTGGTGCCATCAATCCTCTTGATGG AGTTCAGTGGGTGCAACACGCACCATATGGAATGTACCAATACTTTATCAAG GTTGTTCCTACTGTTTACACTGACATAAGGGGTCGTACCATCCAGTCCAACCAG TTCTCTGTAACCGAACATTTCAGGAGTGATGATATTGGTCGATTACAATATCTTCCAGGAGTGTTTTTCTTTTATGACCTTTCTCCGATTAAG GTTACATTCATGGAGGGACATGTATCTTTCTTACACTTCTTGACTAATGTTTGTGCGATTGTTGGAG GTGTTTTTACTGTTTCTGGAATATTAGATTCATTCATCTATCATAGTCAAAGAGCAATCAAGAAGAAGATAGAGATTGGTAAATTCAGCTGA